A window from Fodinibius salicampi encodes these proteins:
- the nirB gene encoding nitrite reductase large subunit NirB: MKRSDRKNIIVVGNGMVGYKFCEKLVSKEGDEAFNITVFGEEPRPAYDRVQLSSYFDGADEEDLQMAPEQWYEEQGIELFTGELVVDLDRDNKTVTSQKGRTVSYDKLILATGSSAFVPPIEGVDKDGVFVYRTIEDLEAITKYAAGASKAAVLGGGLLGLEAAKSAMDLGLKTSVIEFAPRLMPKQLDEIGAGALKKALEELDLEILLNKNTTLIGGNGTPQYLDFADGDRLDADMVIISAGIRPRDELARKADLEVGERGGIIVDDQLKTSDSDIYAIGESALHRGMIYGLVAPGYEMADVVVENLTGGEEEFTEFDMSTKLKLVGVDVASFGDAFGESEENSKKVIIDNKAKGVYKRINVSEDGDRLLGGMLVGDADDYNMLLQIAQNGFSLPPDPVDLIIGDRDEESSGGQKVYEFPDDSIICSCESVTKGEICDVIEEEGKEDIDSIKSCTKAGTGCSGCVPMLDDLLTQSMEARGKEVRKVICEHFDYTRQELFDIIKVKEIHTFDELLDEVGQGDGCEKCKPAVASLLASAFNEHVLEERDTIQDTNDRFLANIQRGGTYSVIPRVPGGEITPDKLITIGELAKKYGLYTKITGGQRINMMGARVDQLPDIWEDLIESGFESGHAYGKALRTVKSCVGSTWCRYGLHESVSFAIEIEERYRGLRAPHKLKGGVSGCVRECAEAQAKDFGIIATEEGWNLFVCGNGGTNPQHAKLLATDLDEETLIKYLDRFLMFYIKTAEHLNRTSTWLNKMEGGLEYLRKVVVEDSLGIGEELEREMQQLINVYSCEWKEVVNNPELRERFTHFVNSDDVDPSVKFKDYREQPVPAPSGWEDDE; the protein is encoded by the coding sequence ATGAAAAGATCAGACAGAAAAAACATCATTGTTGTCGGAAATGGAATGGTAGGATACAAGTTTTGTGAGAAGCTTGTTTCAAAAGAAGGTGATGAAGCGTTTAACATCACTGTTTTTGGTGAGGAGCCCCGTCCAGCCTATGATCGTGTTCAGCTAAGCTCATATTTTGACGGAGCGGATGAAGAAGACTTGCAAATGGCCCCGGAGCAGTGGTACGAAGAACAGGGTATTGAACTGTTTACCGGTGAATTGGTTGTAGATCTGGATCGGGATAATAAAACGGTTACGTCGCAAAAAGGTAGAACAGTCTCATACGACAAACTTATTCTTGCTACCGGATCAAGTGCCTTTGTCCCTCCCATAGAGGGTGTAGATAAAGATGGGGTATTTGTCTATCGCACGATAGAGGATCTGGAAGCGATCACGAAATATGCAGCAGGAGCCAGCAAGGCTGCGGTCCTAGGAGGGGGCTTGCTGGGTTTAGAGGCGGCTAAATCAGCCATGGATTTGGGCCTCAAAACAAGTGTGATTGAGTTTGCCCCCCGCCTGATGCCCAAGCAGTTGGATGAAATTGGGGCTGGTGCTCTGAAAAAAGCACTCGAAGAGCTGGATCTGGAGATATTATTAAATAAAAACACAACCCTGATCGGAGGTAATGGAACTCCCCAATACCTCGATTTTGCAGATGGCGACCGCCTGGATGCCGACATGGTGATTATATCCGCGGGTATTCGACCACGCGATGAGCTTGCTAGAAAAGCTGACCTTGAAGTCGGTGAGCGCGGAGGAATAATTGTTGACGATCAATTAAAAACAAGTGATTCGGATATTTATGCTATCGGTGAGTCGGCTTTACACCGCGGGATGATCTATGGTCTTGTAGCCCCCGGATATGAGATGGCCGATGTAGTGGTAGAGAATCTTACTGGCGGTGAAGAGGAGTTTACGGAATTCGACATGTCAACCAAGCTGAAATTGGTAGGCGTGGATGTAGCCAGTTTTGGAGACGCATTTGGCGAATCGGAAGAAAACAGTAAGAAAGTCATAATAGACAATAAGGCGAAAGGTGTTTATAAGCGCATCAACGTCTCGGAAGATGGTGATCGTCTGCTGGGCGGGATGCTTGTAGGTGATGCCGACGATTACAATATGCTTCTTCAAATAGCCCAAAACGGCTTTTCACTTCCGCCTGATCCTGTTGATCTGATTATCGGAGATCGTGACGAAGAATCAAGCGGGGGGCAGAAGGTCTATGAATTTCCAGATGACTCCATTATTTGTTCCTGTGAAAGCGTGACAAAGGGAGAAATTTGTGATGTCATTGAAGAAGAAGGAAAAGAGGATATTGACAGTATAAAATCATGCACGAAGGCGGGAACGGGCTGCAGTGGCTGCGTACCCATGCTCGATGACCTGCTAACCCAATCCATGGAGGCCCGTGGTAAAGAAGTACGCAAAGTAATCTGTGAACACTTTGATTATACCCGTCAGGAGCTGTTTGATATTATCAAGGTGAAAGAAATTCATACCTTCGATGAATTATTGGATGAAGTGGGGCAAGGCGATGGATGCGAAAAATGTAAGCCTGCTGTGGCTTCGTTGTTGGCAAGTGCCTTCAATGAACACGTACTCGAAGAACGAGATACCATTCAGGATACCAACGATCGCTTTCTGGCTAATATTCAGCGCGGAGGTACTTATTCGGTTATTCCCCGGGTGCCCGGCGGAGAGATCACTCCGGATAAGCTGATCACTATTGGTGAACTGGCCAAGAAATACGGTCTTTATACTAAAATTACTGGTGGACAGCGTATCAACATGATGGGCGCCCGCGTCGATCAGCTTCCCGATATCTGGGAGGACCTGATTGAATCCGGTTTCGAAAGCGGTCATGCTTATGGTAAGGCGCTGCGTACCGTCAAAAGCTGTGTTGGTTCCACATGGTGCCGATACGGACTGCATGAATCTGTTTCATTTGCTATCGAAATTGAGGAACGGTACCGCGGCTTGCGGGCCCCACATAAACTTAAGGGCGGGGTTTCTGGCTGTGTGCGTGAATGCGCGGAGGCCCAGGCTAAGGACTTTGGAATAATAGCCACAGAAGAGGGTTGGAATCTGTTCGTATGCGGAAATGGCGGTACGAATCCCCAGCACGCTAAACTATTGGCTACTGACCTCGATGAAGAGACGCTAATTAAATATCTGGACCGCTTCCTGATGTTTTACATTAAGACGGCCGAACATCTGAATCGAACTTCTACTTGGTTGAATAAGATGGAGGGCGGCCTCGAGTATCTGAGGAAAGTTGTGGTTGAAGACTCACTTGGAATAGGAGAAGAGCTTGAAAGAGAAATGCAGCAGCTGATTAATGTCTATTCCTGCGAGTGGAAAGAAGTGGTAAACAATCCGGAACTCAGGGAGCGGTTTACCCACTTTGTCAACTCCGATGATGTGGACCCCAGTGTCAAATTCAAAGACTATCGCGAACAGCCTGTGCCCGCGCCATCTGGCTGGGAAGATGATGAGTAA
- the nirD gene encoding nitrite reductase small subunit NirD: MQTKENIKKWFKAARVDDFPKNGGACVKYKDKQIAVFNFTRRGEWFACQNMCPHKKEMALARGMIGESKGEPKVACPFHKKAFSLCSGENINGEEDPVTTYPVKVEDGYVYIGLS; encoded by the coding sequence ATGCAAACGAAAGAAAACATCAAAAAATGGTTCAAAGCTGCCAGAGTTGACGATTTTCCCAAAAACGGAGGAGCCTGTGTAAAGTATAAGGACAAGCAGATTGCGGTATTTAATTTTACCCGGCGCGGCGAATGGTTTGCCTGTCAGAATATGTGTCCCCACAAAAAGGAGATGGCTTTGGCCCGTGGAATGATCGGGGAATCGAAAGGCGAACCAAAAGTGGCTTGTCCCTTTCATAAAAAAGCTTTCTCGCTTTGTTCTGGTGAGAATATTAATGGCGAAGAAGATCCGGTTACAACCTATCCGGTGAAAGTAGAGGATGGGTATGTGTATATCGGACTCTCGTAA
- the moaCB gene encoding bifunctional molybdenum cofactor biosynthesis protein MoaC/MoaB, protein MRDISGKNSSLRTGKALSVVSCSRETLGRVKSDTLPKGNLLDVARSAGFLASKQTHHLIPHCHPVSIDALDISYSFIEAGNCKEDIGKVEAEYGIAIIAEGKSIGRTGIEMELLTAVSISALTVYDLLKPLGDEVEIRTTRLLNKTGGKSNLKKIVGKQNKVAVLICSNSVAAGRKEDRAGPIIEQILQEHNADIVDFKVMPDRPEAVQSQLKEWADMNIPFVFTVGGTGLGPDNTAVDAVQEIIERETPGVVDAMELHGLKRTPLAMMSRLTAGILKSTLIVTLPGSSDGLRQSLGGILPGVFYAKKMLRPVRIEK, encoded by the coding sequence ATGAGAGATATTTCTGGTAAGAATTCCTCGCTTCGCACTGGAAAAGCACTTTCGGTGGTCAGTTGCAGCCGGGAAACACTGGGGCGGGTAAAGTCTGATACGCTTCCCAAGGGTAACTTGTTGGATGTAGCTCGATCGGCCGGCTTTTTGGCCTCCAAGCAGACCCATCACCTGATACCACACTGCCATCCTGTTTCGATTGATGCACTCGATATCTCATATAGCTTTATCGAAGCCGGTAATTGCAAAGAGGATATCGGAAAAGTAGAGGCAGAATATGGGATTGCTATTATTGCCGAAGGAAAATCAATTGGCCGAACCGGGATAGAGATGGAGTTGCTTACGGCGGTTTCTATCAGCGCGCTAACGGTTTACGATCTCCTTAAACCACTTGGAGATGAAGTCGAAATTCGGACGACGCGCCTGCTCAATAAAACAGGTGGCAAAAGCAATCTGAAGAAGATAGTGGGCAAACAAAATAAAGTTGCCGTGCTCATCTGCTCTAACTCCGTTGCCGCCGGTCGAAAAGAGGATCGGGCGGGACCTATTATTGAACAGATACTTCAGGAGCACAATGCAGATATCGTCGATTTTAAAGTGATGCCTGATCGTCCCGAAGCCGTCCAGTCCCAGCTCAAAGAATGGGCGGACATGAATATCCCATTTGTATTTACTGTAGGGGGTACCGGACTCGGACCGGATAATACCGCTGTTGATGCAGTTCAGGAAATCATCGAGCGAGAGACACCCGGAGTGGTTGATGCCATGGAACTGCACGGGCTGAAAAGAACCCCGCTGGCCATGATGTCACGGCTGACTGCCGGGATCCTGAAAAGTACGCTTATAGTGACGTTGCCCGGCAGCTCCGATGGGTTGCGGCAAAGCCTGGGAGGTATTTTGCCAGGGGTATTTTATGCAAAGAAAATGCTCCGCCCGGTCCGGATAGAAAAGTGA
- a CDS encoding NarK family nitrate/nitrite MFS transporter, which yields MKTTDTNKATSINIFSFAAPHMRTFHLSWISFFLCFFGWFGVAPLMAVIREELGLTQSQIGNTIIASVAITVIARIFIGRFCDKYGPRLTYTVLLIFGSIPVIGIGLSNSYETFLLFRLAIGIIGASFVITQYHTSVMFADNVVGTANATTAGWGNMGGGATQVIMPLIFAGFVFLGFEDSSAWRYAMIVPGIAMIVLGILYYNYTTDTPKGNFSELKVDSIAELEGEEEEADVSMIEVMKDYRVWSLFVIYGASFGIELTINNIAAIYYHDYFSLDLQTAGLIAGMFGLMNIFARSAGGYLGDKFGIKFGLKGRVRFLFVMLFLEGLALMLFSSMVTLTLAIGTMIFFSLCVQMAEGATYSVVPFVNRKAVGAVSGIVGAGGNAGAVMAGFLFKYESLGYPEALFIIGCVVTVVSFLSFTIRFSMGDEKEARYELEEALSDPEPELEPAYVD from the coding sequence ATGAAGACAACCGATACCAACAAAGCGACAAGTATTAACATTTTTAGTTTTGCAGCCCCGCATATGCGGACCTTTCACCTGTCCTGGATTTCGTTTTTCCTTTGTTTCTTTGGCTGGTTTGGGGTTGCTCCCCTAATGGCCGTAATACGTGAGGAACTGGGCTTAACCCAATCACAAATTGGTAATACCATTATTGCATCAGTGGCAATTACGGTAATTGCACGGATATTTATCGGTCGGTTTTGTGATAAATATGGTCCCCGCCTTACCTATACGGTTTTGCTTATTTTTGGATCGATTCCTGTTATCGGTATTGGATTGAGCAATAGTTATGAAACATTTTTACTGTTTAGATTAGCTATCGGGATTATCGGGGCTTCATTTGTGATAACCCAATACCATACCTCGGTTATGTTTGCAGATAACGTGGTGGGTACCGCCAATGCTACCACCGCAGGATGGGGGAATATGGGTGGAGGCGCTACTCAGGTAATTATGCCGCTTATTTTTGCCGGATTCGTATTTCTCGGCTTTGAGGACTCTTCTGCATGGAGATATGCTATGATTGTTCCGGGAATAGCTATGATTGTCTTGGGTATTCTTTACTACAATTATACAACTGATACTCCCAAAGGAAACTTCTCTGAGCTGAAAGTGGATTCCATAGCAGAACTTGAGGGCGAAGAGGAGGAAGCTGATGTATCAATGATTGAAGTAATGAAGGATTATCGGGTGTGGAGCCTGTTTGTAATCTATGGCGCTAGTTTTGGTATTGAACTAACGATCAATAATATCGCCGCTATTTATTACCACGATTATTTCTCTCTGGATCTGCAGACCGCCGGACTTATTGCCGGGATGTTTGGCCTGATGAATATTTTTGCCCGTTCGGCCGGTGGATATCTGGGCGACAAGTTTGGAATTAAGTTTGGCCTCAAGGGTCGGGTTCGATTTCTGTTTGTTATGTTATTCTTGGAAGGGTTGGCCCTTATGCTCTTTTCCAGCATGGTGACCCTGACATTGGCTATTGGGACTATGATTTTCTTTAGTCTCTGCGTGCAGATGGCTGAAGGAGCCACCTATTCGGTCGTTCCTTTTGTAAACCGTAAAGCCGTAGGAGCCGTTTCCGGGATTGTAGGAGCTGGGGGAAATGCCGGTGCTGTGATGGCTGGCTTCCTGTTTAAATATGAATCTTTAGGCTATCCCGAAGCGTTGTTTATTATCGGGTGCGTTGTTACAGTGGTTTCCTTCCTCTCTTTTACCATTCGTTTCTCAATGGGTGACGAGAAAGAAGCGAGATATGAATTAGAAGAAGCCCTGTCAGATCCGGAACCCGAGTTAGAGCCGGCCTATGTTGATTAA